ATAGAGGAAATTCCTAGAGGAGATCAAGATAATGTCTCTAGTCGATTTATTCAATTTGATCTTCGCTATGGTACGAGCGGCACTTTAACGCCTGTCTCTGAAATCTGTGACGTTACTCCCGCGCAAATTGAGTATGACTTCGTGGATGACAATGCAAGATATAGCGTCAATGCACGACACAAAGAATAATCCTTTAACTGAGCCTCTAAATTTATTAGAGGCTCTTCCATACCTCACATTTCCAATCGTTTCCCCACCTTGTAGAACATGCAAAATAATTATTGAATTACACAAAAATAATGATAGAGTTCACACGTTGACAGCAACCAGTGCTATCAACCAACTTTTGCTTAATTTACGAGCAATCGTTCCAATGAAGACTGCAGGAGAGTGGTTATTTACCAAGTTTTAACATTTGGACAAAATAACCTACCGAAGAAGTAAATCTTTCAGGTGCTGTGAAAACAGCGAGGACTGTAGTTGGAGGAACCTCTGGAGAGAACCGTTAAATCGGTCGCCGAAGGAGCAAGCTTCATACTATCAATGTGTGTAGTGAAACTCTCAGGCAAAAGGACAGAGGAGTGAAAAGAACAACCTAGCTATGATCGCTTTTCTGCCTGTAGCGTTTGTTGAGACTTGTCGTCTCTACCCTTTCACTCTTCTCCTTAGTAATGCTTTATCAATTAAGGGGAAATCATGGATAACCTTCAATCTTTACTTAAAACTATCGACGGCTTTGTCTGGGGCCCACCACTGCTTATCCTGTTAGTGGGGACCGGTGTCTACTTTACTTTTCGCTTAGGCTTACTTCAGTTTCGACACCTACCGACTGCACTGAAAATGGTTTTCAGCAAAGATGATTCTAAAAAACCAGGTGATGTTTCAAGCTTCGCCGCTCTTTGTACCGCGCTTTCTGCCACCATTGGTACAGGTAATATTGTTGGTGTTGCAACCGCAATAAAACTTGGTGGTCCGGGTGCACTATTCTGGATGTGGCTTGCTGCTCTGTTCGGAATGGCGACCAAATACGCAGAATGCTTATTAGCCGTTAAATACCGCAAGGTAGATGACAAAGGCCAGATGGTTGGCGGACCAATGTACTACCTCCAATATGGAGTGGGTTCACGTACGCTCGCTTCACTATTCGCCTTCTTCGCTTTGGGTGTTGCCTGCTTCGGTATTGGTACTTTCCCTCAGGTAAACGCAATTCTAGACGCCAGCCAGATCTCTTTTGGCGTGCCGCGCGAAGCATCCGCTGTGGTACTAACGTTACTAGTGGCGTTTGTCACGCTGGGTGGTATTCAGTCAATTGCTAAAGTTGCAGGCAAAGTCGTTCCAACGATGGCGCTGTTCTACGTATTGGCTTGTTTGAGCGTGATTGTCATCAACAGCGATCAACTGTTCAATGCTATCGAGCTGGTTCTGGTGTCTGCTTTCACACAAACGGCGGCAACAGGTGGCTTCCTTGGTGCGAGCATCATGCTAGCCATCCAATCGGGTATTGCTCGTGGTGTCTTCTCTAACGAATCTGGTCTTGGTAGTGCTCCCATGGCAGCAGCGGCTGCGAAAACCGATTCGTGTGTGAGACAAGGTCTGATTTCGATGACAGGTACCTTTTTCGATACCATCATCATTTGTACGATGACAGGCCTTGCACTGATCCTGACTGGAGCCTGGCAAAGTGACTTTGCCGGTGCAGCGATGACGACTCACGCTTTTGCTGTTGGCCTGAATGCCGAAACGCTTGGCCCTATTCTGGTCTCTGTTGGCTTGATCTTCTTCGCCTTCACAACCATTCTGGGTTGGAACTACTATGGTGAGCGCTGTGTCGTATTCTTGTTCGGTACCAAAGCCGTTCTGCCATACAAGGTTATCTTCCTTGCTTTGGTGGCATCAGGCGCTTTCCTACACCTAGATATGATTTGGATTATCGCTGATATCGTTAACGGCTTGATGGCGGTGCCTAACCTGATCGGTTTGATCTTGCTCCGCCATGTCGTGATTGAAGAGACAAAAGCGTATTTCTCAGCCGCTGTCGATAACTTAAAGCAACCTCAGATGCAGAGCTAACCAATAAAAAAAACAGCGGCTTAAGCCGCTGTTTTTTTATTCTTCCACTATAAGTTTAACACCTAGACCCACGAGAACCACTCCCGTTGTTGCTTCCATCCGGCGCATAAACTTAGGACTTTTCAGCAAGTTCTTCGCTGAGTTTAAAGTACCTGCCAAGCCACATTGCCAAATCATGGCAATCACAAAGTGGATAGCCGCCATCATACTGGATTGCAAAAATGCCGAGCCCTCAGGATTTATAAACTGCGGCAAGAACGCGAGATAGAAAACTGCTGTTTTCGGGTTGAGAATATTTGACAGAAAGCCTTCTCGGAGAGAGCGTTTCATATCCAGATTATGCGTATGAGACTCCATATTCGACAGAGCCACATCACCTCTCCAGACCTCTCTTAAAGTAGTCGCCCCCAGCCATATAAGATAAGCGGCACCAACCATCTTTACTGCATTAAACAGTTCTGCCGACTGAGCCAAAATGGCGGAGATACCAATTGCAGAAAACGTCGCGTGGACAAACAGACCTAAACAAATACCTAGACTGGTGGCAACGCCATCTTTCACTCCACCTCGGGAAGAATTGCGTAGCACCAGCACAGTGTCCAGACCCGGTGTTAGCGTTAAAATGGTAATGGCGATCAGAAACGCTTCCATATTGTTAATCACATCTACTCCTTTCTATGCCTCTTCTCGAATTCATCGAGGTCATTTGATAACCCTCTTCTATCATCAAAACGTCAGTGAATAAACAACGAAACGGAATTCTTTTCCGACACGCCAATAACATTTAAATCACTAAATGCTAGAAATAGTGTGATTTAACTGAGACCCCATTCAAAGGATACAACCGGATAGTACTTGGTCTGACTAAGCGAGGTTGATACACTTTCCTTCTCCTAAATAGTCACGGAAGGCGACCCATGAGCGCATTCGAAAAACTCAAAGCACATTCTAAAAAAATCTCTCATTTCAACCACCTTGCTTCTATTTGTGGTTGGGACCAAGCCGCGGTTATGCCTAGCGGCGGTAACCAAGCTCGCTCTGAAGCCATGGCGGAACTCTCGGTTCATATTCACGGCCTTCATACTCAACCTCAACTGGCAGACTGGTTTGCAGAAGCCGAAGGTGAATCACTCAATACAGATGACAAGGCGACACTTCGCGAGTTGAAACGCCAGTGGCAGCAAGCCAATCTTCTCCCAGAAGAATTGGTGCAAGCTAAATCCCTTGCAGGTTCCAAATGTGAACATGCATGGCGTACACAGCGTGGTGACAATGACTGGGTTGGGTTCGAGAAGAACTGGGCTGAGGTAGTGAAACTTTCTCAGGAAGAAGCGCAAATCCGAGCAGAAGCAAACGGACTCACTCCATACGATGCCATGTTGGATATCTACGAGCCCGGCACCAGCTCCGCTTCCCTAGACACCTTGTTTAGCAATGTGAAAAGTTGGTTGCCAGAACTTATCGATGAAGTGATTGAAAAGCAGTCTTCTGAGCAGTTTATTCAACCAAAAGGTAAATTCGCGACAGATAAGCAGAAAGCACTCGGTCTCGAAGTGATGAAGCTACTGCAGTTCGACTTTGAACATGGTCGTTTGGATGAGAGTGTACACCCATTCTGTGGCGGTGTGCCATCGGATGTACGAATTACAACTCGCTACGATGAAAACGAGTTTGTTCAGTCGCTGATGGGGATTGTGCACGAAACGGGTCACGCTCGTTATGAACAGGGACTACCAAAATCTCTTGCTGGATTACCTTCTGGTGAGGCTCGCTCTATGGGTATTCACGAGTCACAATCGCTATTTTTTGAAATGCAGGTCGGGCGCAGCGACGCCTTTATCGCTCATCTGGCAGGTTTTGCGGCCAAGCATTTCGATGGCCATAACCCAGCGCTATTCTCGCAGGAAAATTTCCACAAGCTCTACACTCGCGTGAAAAAAGACTTCATTCGTGTTGATGCCGACGAGCTTACCTATCCTGCTCACGTTATTCTGCGCTACGAGATTGAGCGCGATCTGATTAACGGTAAGATCAAACACACTGACGTTCCTGAACTGTGGAATGAAAAAATGCAGGCTTACCTTGGACTGTCGACCAAAGACAACTTTAAGAACGGTTGTATGCAAGACATCCACTGGACCGACGGCGCATTCGGCTACTTCCCATCTTACACATTAGGGGCAATGTATGCCGCGCAGTTTATGGCGGCAATGAAGCAAACAGTTGATGTCGATGCGGCCATTCAAGCTGGCGATTTAACGCCAATCTTTAGCTGGCTATCAGACAATATCTGGAGCAAGGGAAGCTTACTCACAACAGATGAGTTAGTGAAGCAAGCAACAGGCGACACTCTCAACGCGCAATTCTTTAAAGATCATCTCAAGAATCGCTACTTAGGCTAAACGCGAAGGCTGGTGAATTCACCAGCTTTTTTATTTCTCAACCTGCCAAAAGTCTGAAACCCCAGCAACGCCGTGCGCACCGTAGCTTTGTGCATGTTCTACGTTATGGGTACTTTGCCCACCGAGGGCAAAGGTTGGCATGTTCGCCAGTTTGGATAGCTCCGCAAAGTGCTGCCAACCAATCGGAGTGGCATCAGGATGAGAGTTCGTCGCTTCCACTGGCGAAATAGTAATGAAGTCACACCCTGCTTGATTCGCCAGCTCAATCTCCTGCTCATTGTGACACGATGCCGCCAAAAATTGCGCGCCGCTGTGACGAATCGACTGAATCAAAGCCTTATCTGAGAGGTCTTTCGAGGTAAGGTGCACGCCATGAAAAGGAGCTAAGTCCGTGCCATCGTAGGAAGCAGAATTGACCAAAACAATCCCTTTCACATAGGGACCAATTACTTGCTTTAGAGACGATAAACTGTACGACTTGGCTCTCAGTTGGCACAAACTGTCAACGCTTTGCAAAGCAAGTAATTGCGCCAACTTATCTAGGCTTTTAGCATCGCTTGTGATGGCGTACTTTGCAGGTAAAAACATTAGCGCCTCTTTTCTCTTCGACAAATTCTGCGAAACAGCCGAAATGTTACTACTTGAGCGCGAGATTTTCACTACCATCGTCATCTGAGCAAAAATAGCGACGCACAGCATCGCTATTTTACTAGCCCTATAGTTCACTGCTTTGGAAGCCAAGGTCTTGACCTTGGCTTTTTTAGTATTAGGCAAGCTCTCCGGCACCTTGCCTTGAACGTTCGCTATTCTCGACCAGAAACACTGTCGCGGTCTGCTTTAGTAATTCCCATTCTTCGTCTTCAACGAAAATGCCCTCTCGCCATGAGGACTGCTGTGCATCGACGAGCTCCTTAGCATCAACATACACCTTGTAGCCTTGCGAACTAGCACTGACATCAAAATCACTTACCGCCAATTCAATCGTCATCGAGTGATAACTTTCTATCGAACCACGGCTCTCTTCTGAGAAATACAGTTCCGGTGCAATATTGCCTTGATTCAAGACGTACAATACATTTTTGGGGCTGGTGCCGTTAGTCCAGCGGGCACGACACGCGATACCTTTGGCTGCCAGCTTCACTAACTCGCTGTACGCCAACCAACGGTTATGGCACTGCTTGAGCTCAATTGTAATGGTTTTAGATTGGACCATTTTCTCCAGCGCAAAATCCAACACGGCAGGTAAGTGACAAGCCACACTGCTATTGTGCAAATCCACCTCTAGACTCTCATCAGAACGTTGCGAAATCAACACCGCGCAGTCAGAGTCTAAGCCAAGAAAACGACTGGCGTTATTAAAGTGACGGACACCATGCAATCCGGCCATTTGTAAATCAGCCACCATATTGGCAATAACATCCGCTTCACCACACAAACGACGTGTGCCTAAGAACGCTTTATTGACTGCTGCTACCAGCTCATTGTGTGACACGATCATAATGCGTTTCCCCCTTGAACCTTGTTCGACTGACGACTCTGGATCTCACTTTCGGTTGGCATTAAAGGGAAAATCCAATTGTCGTTGTACTCTTCTGAGCCGATTTCATCTAACAAAGGCGCACCTTGAAAGAAGGTCACTCGTACCCAGCGGTCTGAGCGAGGATCAAATTTCGTCGCACCAAAGAAAGCCAACTTACAGCGCAGTAAGTGCATAGGCAGTGCATCTTGGCGTAACACATTCATCTGAATATCACCCATCTGCCGATGGCCCAAGGTCCAGACTCGACGCGCAATTGAGCGATACTGAGGGTATTGTAATAGAAACTGAGCCAGTGACATCTCACTCGGCTGCTGAGAGGCTGCGTTAAACAGGCGGTTGACCTGACGACCGATATCAAGCGGCAGCTCTCGGTCTTCACCGGATTCCTCTCCACGAACCCCAAGTCTCGGTTCTTCTTTATCCTCAGAGCGATACCAGAACCAATAGTTGTTCTCTGCCAACGAGTAATCGGCGTCAATCGCCCAGCGATATTTATCGTTTAACACATCAAGCAAATCACCAACACTTTTCCCACTAGCAACAGACAAAGTTTCATCGGTGTTCATCTGATCTTCAAAACGGTTAACCAGTTCGGGATAAAGTTCGATCAAACAAGAAGTGACAATCTCTTGAGTTTCCAAACTGTAGGTCGTCAAACCCTCCATCACACCCTGCCAGTTGGGCTGCTGTGAGGTGATGTTCGCCAGCTCTTTATGAATAAGAGTCAGCTCAGCAATCGCCTGTTGATTCAACGCATCCTGATGCGCATTGATGGTCACGACCTGCTCTAAATGTTTGATGGCTTTATTCAATAACTGACTCAAAGGCCCATGCATCTCTGAATCGCATGGCTTTGCTAAAACCTTCGCTAAAGCACTTTCACGTGCTGTCATCCATTGATCAACGATGCATGGGTGATTAATCAAATAAGGCGCCATTCCCAGCCCAGTGGCATTACCAACACCAAGATAGCGTTGCAGTCCTCGGTCTAGCTCAACTGCATTATTGCCACCTTGCTGACGTGCAAGGTAATGCACCCAATCGAGACTGAACTCACGTAGCAGGTACACAGCACACATCTGTGCACTGAAGGACAGACTGAAGTCCGGATTGTTCTCCAGTAGCTTGAAGTCCGCAATCCCAAACTTACCGTTGCCATACACGGCTGTTGTTCTGAGGATATAACCCACCTGTGCCAGCTCTTCGCCTTGTGGTTGAAGGCCTTTAGCCAGCGCCGAGACAATATGTTCGAACACTCGTACACTTTTATTTGCTCTTGCCAACACCAGCACATTGTTTGGATTGCGACCTGCTTCCTGAAGCGGAACATTGGCACGCAACTGCTCAAGCAAACTCACATCAACATCACCGTAAACCAAGGCAAATGTGACATCCCACCTTTCCGCGATGACTCTGTCATTGCGCTCTTCGTCTGCAATCTGATCACAAAACACCACGAGATGATAAACATGGTGTGGGGTGTTAAGTCGATAAATGACATGGCCAAACCCTTGCGGACAAAGTTGCCAATCATGACGGCTCACCTGCCATTGTTGTCTAGCCATTTTGCGAATCAGACTGCGTACAAAACTGATTCGATTTTGGTGCATAGCTCCTAGCCTTTCTGGCGCCATGACCACCCCTGCATTGCGCAGCGATGTTTCAGTGTAAGTAGAACGATGTGCATCCATTTTGCTCACCACCTGTTGTTATTGTAAGAATGGTTGGAGTGTGCGGATAGCGTCCGCACACTGTTCACGTTATTAGTCGTTAATAAGTAGTCACTAGTACCCTTGTGCCTTCGCCATCTTGATTGCGATTTGTGGCGCATTCCAAAGTGATGGCAGCAATATCAATGATACCGGAACCGCAGTGATGACGATAAAAGACTGCAATGCGGAAATTCCACCAGAGCCCAGTGAAATCAGAATCAGCGCCGTCACACCCATGGCGACACCCCAGAATGTACGCACGATGGCATTAGGCTCAGTTTCTCCACTGATCACCACGCTGATGGTGTACGTCATAGAGTCACCGGTTGTAACGATGAAGATCGTCGTGAGGATAAGGAACAGCACCGACACCACCATAGGTAACGGTAGTTGTTGAGTAACCGCCAATAGCGCACCTGGCAGGTTGAAACCTTCGAAGGCTTTACTGACACTGCCCGGCTCGGCAATTTCAAATGCCAGACCAGAACCACCAACAATAGTGAACCAGAAACAAGTCGCCAGTGGTGCCACAATGCTAATGGTCGAGATTAACTGGCGGATACTGCGACCGCGAGAAATGCGCGCAATAAAGATCGCCATCATAGGTCCATAGCCAAGGAACCATCCCCAGAAAAAGACCGTCCACCAGCTAAGCCAGCCTTCATCCCCACGATAAGTCGCCATTGGGATGAAGTTATCGAGCATGCTGCCCACACCCTGAATGTAGCCGTTGAAGATAAAGTTCGTTGGGCCAAATAGAAGAATGTAGATCATCAGAGCGATAGCCAAAATTACGTTGTAACGGCTAAGCATCTGCATTCCACGATTCAAACCACTCAGAGCGGACAAAGTATAAAATGCGATGGCAAACAGAATAATGATCAGTTGAGTGGTAAAGCCGTCGGGAATATCAAACAATGCGTTTAACGCGTAGCTAACCTGTAGACCTAGAAAGCCAATGGGACCTATCGTCCCTGCAGCAACCGCGATGATGCAACACGCATCAATGATCGCACCCGTATGACCTTTTAATGCACGTTCACCAAGAACCGGATAGAGAAGAATACGAGGTTTCAGCGGCAGACCTTTATCGTAATGAAGATGCATCACCACAATAGCTGTCAGGCTGCCAACAATGGCCCATGCAAGGAATCCCCAGTGCATAAAGGATTGCGACAGTGAGTTAACGGCTAACTGTTGAGGGTTATCTTGTGGGCCGTAGAGTGGTGGTGGGCTAACGTAATGGGCGATTGGCTCTGCCGCAGCCCAGAACACACCACCACCAGCGAGTAAGGTACAGAAGATGATCGCAGTCCAGAACACACCACCACCAGCGAGTAAGGTACAGAAGATGATCGCAGTCCAGCGGAAAGTATCCATTTCGGGTTTGGTTGTGCCACCGAGTATCACCTTACCTGTTCGCCCTGCAGCGAGCCCAAGGCCAATAAGAAAGGTGAGAAGCAGTAGCAACTGCCAGTATGGACCAAACACTTTCACTGACCAGCCAAATCCTGCATTGACCAGATTAGACAGCAGTTCGCCATCATAGAGCGCTAAAGCAACAAACAGAGCGATGAACCCACCGCTATACCAGAAAGCGGGATTGCTCAGCCCAAGCTTGTCAGGCGAATTTTCATTGGCAGACGTATTGTGCTTAGCTTGTGATTTGTCAGATGCCATGTTCATTGCGGCAGCTTTCATGCTATTGGTTAAATCAGACATATGCTGACTCCAGAAGTTTTTCGGTAGTGGCCATCAGGCCAGCTACACGAGTGTATTCAACGACCCACCTTGTTTTAGTTGTTGTGGTGGGCTGCTCCATGTTTGGGTTAAGGTTTATGAAATAGGCTCAAGTCCTTCTTTCAAGAAGTTAAACCAGTTATCACCCAGTATTTGTCCCGCCTCCGACTCACTGAATCCATGGCGAATTAATCCGTTGTAGATGTTCTCCATCCCTTTGCTTCCACTAAACCACGGCAACGCATCTGGCCAGCCCGAATTGCTTGCGGAACCTTCGCCATAATCCATCGCTTTAGACCAGCGTCCATTGCGCATCCACTCCAACACTTGTTGTGGTTGGTTAAGGCATAGATCGCTACCAATGCCAAGGTGTTCAACACCAAACAGTTCAGCCGTCTTAGCCACCATCTCGCAGAAGTCTTCTAGTGAACATTGGCTGCCGTTTGGCAAGTGAAATGGGTAGAGACTGAAGCCAATTAGGCCACCACGCTCCGTCAGCGCTTTAATCACCGTGTTGGATTTGTTACGAAGCGCATCGTGAGCAAAGCTCGGATTCGCATGGCTAATGCAAATCGGGCGAGAAGAAAGGTCAATCGCTTCCAGCGTCGAACGTTCTGCGCTATGGGACATATCGATGATCATCCCCACTCGGTTCATTTCCGCGATGGCTTGCTTACCAAAGCGAGTAATGCCCGTATCGTTCGCCTCGTAACACCCGGTCGCAAGCAAGCTTTGGTTGTTGTAGGTTAGCTGCATAATCAGCAGACCTTGGCGGCGCATCACCTCAATCAGACCAATCTCATCGTCAATTGGCGAGCAGTTTTGCGCACCAAAGAAGATGCCGACCTTGCCTTGTTGCTTAGCGGTTTCCACATCGGCCATTGAGTAAATAGGCATGATGAGATCGGAGTTTTGCTCAAAACGTAAATTCCACTCAGCAAATCGGCTCAGGGTTTCACGTGCATTTTCGTGATAAACAATGGTCGCATGTACTGCGGTGATTCCACTGGTCTTGAGAGTTTGGAAATACTCTCTGTCCCAGTTGCAGTACTGAAGTCCATCAATGATGATTCGTTGTTGGTACATAACCATTCCTCAATAATTCTTAGAACCGCTCTATGTCGGGCAGCGCAGCGGCTGCCCAATGCAGACTTAGTACGGGCGTTGATAAGCCGTTTTCACTACGGTGTAGAACTCTTTGGCGTATTGACCCTGCTCACGAGGACCAAAGCTAGACTCTTTACGGCCACCAAATGGAACGTGGTAGTCGGTCCCTGCGGTTGGTAGGTTAACCATCACACAGCCGGTTTGAGCTTGTTGTTTGAAGATGGCACTCGTGCGCAGGCTTTGCGTCACGATCCCGCCAGTCAGACCAAAGCGAGTATCGTTGGTGACGGCAATCGCTTCATCCAAGTCAGCAACTCGAATCACGCTCGCCATTGGCGCAAACACTTCTTCCTGATTCACTTCCCAGCTGTTTTGCGTGTTGAGGAATAAGGTTGGCGACATGTAGTAGCCATCGTGTTTGAGGTTCAAACGCTCGCCACCAAACGCTAGCTCAGCACCGCTTTGACGTGCTTTCTCAATCCACTCGAAGTTTGCCTCTAGCTGATTGCCATCGACGACAGGGCCCATAAAGATGCCCTCTTCCAACGCATGGCCTACCTTAAGTTCGCTCATGCGTTTGATCAGCGCTTCTACGTAAGCGTCATGGATCCCGTCCATCACCACTAAACGTGAAGACGCTGTACACTTCTGACCCGCGCCGGAGAATGAACCCGCGATGGTTGCTTCGACTGCAATTTGAATGTCTGCATCATCGGCAACCACTAGGGCGTTTTTGCTGCCCATTTCAAGCTGGCAGCGAACAAAGTTTGGTGCTGTTGCCGCTGCCACTTTGCGCCCTGTATCGACGGAGCCAGTAAAGCTCACGCCATTCACGTCTGTCGAATTAATCAGTGTGTTACCGACTTGAGAGCCGCTACCCAATACCAAGTTAAATGTGCCTGCCGGCAGCCCTTGGCGATGAATAATTTCAGTCAGTGCCACGGCACTGGCTGGCGTCAAGTTGGCAGGTTTCCAAACAACGCTGTTACCAAATGCCAGCGCTGGCGCTATCTTC
This sequence is a window from Vibrio coralliilyticus. Protein-coding genes within it:
- a CDS encoding alanine/glycine:cation symporter family protein, which codes for MDNLQSLLKTIDGFVWGPPLLILLVGTGVYFTFRLGLLQFRHLPTALKMVFSKDDSKKPGDVSSFAALCTALSATIGTGNIVGVATAIKLGGPGALFWMWLAALFGMATKYAECLLAVKYRKVDDKGQMVGGPMYYLQYGVGSRTLASLFAFFALGVACFGIGTFPQVNAILDASQISFGVPREASAVVLTLLVAFVTLGGIQSIAKVAGKVVPTMALFYVLACLSVIVINSDQLFNAIELVLVSAFTQTAATGGFLGASIMLAIQSGIARGVFSNESGLGSAPMAAAAAKTDSCVRQGLISMTGTFFDTIIICTMTGLALILTGAWQSDFAGAAMTTHAFAVGLNAETLGPILVSVGLIFFAFTTILGWNYYGERCVVFLFGTKAVLPYKVIFLALVASGAFLHLDMIWIIADIVNGLMAVPNLIGLILLRHVVIEETKAYFSAAVDNLKQPQMQS
- a CDS encoding LysE family translocator: MEAFLIAITILTLTPGLDTVLVLRNSSRGGVKDGVATSLGICLGLFVHATFSAIGISAILAQSAELFNAVKMVGAAYLIWLGATTLREVWRGDVALSNMESHTHNLDMKRSLREGFLSNILNPKTAVFYLAFLPQFINPEGSAFLQSSMMAAIHFVIAMIWQCGLAGTLNSAKNLLKSPKFMRRMEATTGVVLVGLGVKLIVEE
- a CDS encoding carboxypeptidase M32 is translated as MSAFEKLKAHSKKISHFNHLASICGWDQAAVMPSGGNQARSEAMAELSVHIHGLHTQPQLADWFAEAEGESLNTDDKATLRELKRQWQQANLLPEELVQAKSLAGSKCEHAWRTQRGDNDWVGFEKNWAEVVKLSQEEAQIRAEANGLTPYDAMLDIYEPGTSSASLDTLFSNVKSWLPELIDEVIEKQSSEQFIQPKGKFATDKQKALGLEVMKLLQFDFEHGRLDESVHPFCGGVPSDVRITTRYDENEFVQSLMGIVHETGHARYEQGLPKSLAGLPSGEARSMGIHESQSLFFEMQVGRSDAFIAHLAGFAAKHFDGHNPALFSQENFHKLYTRVKKDFIRVDADELTYPAHVILRYEIERDLINGKIKHTDVPELWNEKMQAYLGLSTKDNFKNGCMQDIHWTDGAFGYFPSYTLGAMYAAQFMAAMKQTVDVDAAIQAGDLTPIFSWLSDNIWSKGSLLTTDELVKQATGDTLNAQFFKDHLKNRYLG
- a CDS encoding thiamine phosphate synthase, producing MFLPAKYAITSDAKSLDKLAQLLALQSVDSLCQLRAKSYSLSSLKQVIGPYVKGIVLVNSASYDGTDLAPFHGVHLTSKDLSDKALIQSIRHSGAQFLAASCHNEQEIELANQAGCDFITISPVEATNSHPDATPIGWQHFAELSKLANMPTFALGGQSTHNVEHAQSYGAHGVAGVSDFWQVEK
- a CDS encoding DUF3726 domain-containing protein — translated: MIVSHNELVAAVNKAFLGTRRLCGEADVIANMVADLQMAGLHGVRHFNNASRFLGLDSDCAVLISQRSDESLEVDLHNSSVACHLPAVLDFALEKMVQSKTITIELKQCHNRWLAYSELVKLAAKGIACRARWTNGTSPKNVLYVLNQGNIAPELYFSEESRGSIESYHSMTIELAVSDFDVSASSQGYKVYVDAKELVDAQQSSWREGIFVEDEEWELLKQTATVFLVENSERSRQGAGELA
- a CDS encoding BCCT family transporter, yielding MSDLTNSMKAAAMNMASDKSQAKHNTSANENSPDKLGLSNPAFWYSGGFIALFVALALYDGELLSNLVNAGFGWSVKVFGPYWQLLLLLTFLIGLGLAAGRTGKVILGGTTKPEMDTFRWTAIIFCTLLAGGGVFWTAIIFCTLLAGGGVFWAAAEPIAHYVSPPPLYGPQDNPQQLAVNSLSQSFMHWGFLAWAIVGSLTAIVVMHLHYDKGLPLKPRILLYPVLGERALKGHTGAIIDACCIIAVAAGTIGPIGFLGLQVSYALNALFDIPDGFTTQLIIILFAIAFYTLSALSGLNRGMQMLSRYNVILAIALMIYILLFGPTNFIFNGYIQGVGSMLDNFIPMATYRGDEGWLSWWTVFFWGWFLGYGPMMAIFIARISRGRSIRQLISTISIVAPLATCFWFTIVGGSGLAFEIAEPGSVSKAFEGFNLPGALLAVTQQLPLPMVVSVLFLILTTIFIVTTGDSMTYTISVVISGETEPNAIVRTFWGVAMGVTALILISLGSGGISALQSFIVITAVPVSLILLPSLWNAPQIAIKMAKAQGY
- a CDS encoding membrane dipeptidase; protein product: MYQQRIIIDGLQYCNWDREYFQTLKTSGITAVHATIVYHENARETLSRFAEWNLRFEQNSDLIMPIYSMADVETAKQQGKVGIFFGAQNCSPIDDEIGLIEVMRRQGLLIMQLTYNNQSLLATGCYEANDTGITRFGKQAIAEMNRVGMIIDMSHSAERSTLEAIDLSSRPICISHANPSFAHDALRNKSNTVIKALTERGGLIGFSLYPFHLPNGSQCSLEDFCEMVAKTAELFGVEHLGIGSDLCLNQPQQVLEWMRNGRWSKAMDYGEGSASNSGWPDALPWFSGSKGMENIYNGLIRHGFSESEAGQILGDNWFNFLKEGLEPIS
- a CDS encoding aldehyde dehydrogenase family protein; protein product: MTSLNKVQAEKSLYIGGEWQPGINTVANINPSDISENLGDFAQASEAQVQQAIQAAKQAQPEWEKTPIERKQAVLQAIGDELIARCDELGKLLSSEEGKPFAEGRGEIYRAGQFFQYFAAEVLRQIGDNAASVRPGVSVEVTREAVGVIAIISPWNFPTATAAWKIAPALAFGNSVVWKPANLTPASAVALTEIIHRQGLPAGTFNLVLGSGSQVGNTLINSTDVNGVSFTGSVDTGRKVAAATAPNFVRCQLEMGSKNALVVADDADIQIAVEATIAGSFSGAGQKCTASSRLVVMDGIHDAYVEALIKRMSELKVGHALEEGIFMGPVVDGNQLEANFEWIEKARQSGAELAFGGERLNLKHDGYYMSPTLFLNTQNSWEVNQEEVFAPMASVIRVADLDEAIAVTNDTRFGLTGGIVTQSLRTSAIFKQQAQTGCVMVNLPTAGTDYHVPFGGRKESSFGPREQGQYAKEFYTVVKTAYQRPY